A window of Lacibacter sediminis contains these coding sequences:
- a CDS encoding SRPBCC family protein: MPSIHVTTFIAAPIDRVFDLSRHIGLHKISQQDNNEEAVGGVTSGLIKQGESVTWKAKHLFKTRFMTVKITEMKGPDYFEDVMEKGDFVSYAHKHHFKAVNNGTIMIDQVEFEAPYGSAGKLFSRIYLTGYMKLLIEKRNNTIREYAESTKWQALL, from the coding sequence ATGCCATCCATTCACGTTACCACATTTATTGCCGCACCCATTGATCGTGTGTTTGATTTAAGCCGACACATTGGTTTGCATAAAATTTCTCAACAGGATAATAACGAAGAGGCTGTTGGAGGCGTTACATCCGGTTTGATTAAACAGGGCGAGTCTGTTACATGGAAAGCAAAGCATTTGTTTAAAACCAGATTCATGACGGTGAAGATCACCGAGATGAAAGGCCCTGATTATTTTGAAGATGTAATGGAGAAAGGTGATTTTGTTTCCTACGCACACAAACATCATTTCAAAGCAGTGAACAACGGCACCATCATGATCGATCAGGTTGAGTTTGAAGCGCCTTATGGTTCCGCCGGAAAACTCTTCAGCCGTATTTATCTCACCGGTTATATGAAACTACTTATCGAGAAACGAAACAATACGATTCGTGAGTATGCGGAAAGCACGAAGTGGCAGGCTTTACTATAA
- a CDS encoding matrixin family metalloprotease → MKPASMRLLLIALSFSCSIPQLLSQCLMVPVSLQERVSSADVVITGVVTEKESFIDSNTMQVYTVNKISVNAWLKNSRALPTVYVITEGGVYKNRSTVVYPSLQLQQNTNYVLFLQTAATKKQSKQLLKKNPNAFQTIPYAGAQGAIIQQQNLFIDAVQNQKMTETELLNRIKQVSKTDALTPEGKKYNPVIANPLANRTMAITSFSPGTSRAGTVVAGDQITINGSGFGAGAGTVYFTNANDGGATFIASSQPSDIISWSDNSITVKVPSSAGTGPINVNGSTTSASSLNVQYSHIDINNDFFGFASATRQRYYLRNLDGIGGYTFQFNTGFASNTAAVAAFNRSLISWRCATGVGFRASGTTSVATSAYDGVNTVYFNSSLPSGTLGVCTSNFDAAANGGCNQNNTVWWLADMDIQFRDIPVTGFNWQFGPLSPTGSEFDFESVALHELGHAHGLGHVIAPGNVMHYALANGIVSRSLSANDIAGGNDKIAYSSVATCFNPAGSGTEMQTVAAGSCVTLPITLGELKAKRMTNGLVQLDWNTIQELNNDGFIVERGETAQRFQRIGFVKGKEFSLEPQKYNFPDKSAGPYGWYYRLIQQDLDNHQVSSSIVFVKGEESKQWKVWSSEDGNSLSLYKKESQNKKVQFLLFDAMGQLIFNTTVTNGKAQFSFSHLRKGYYSYRVVDAEQTISGKLVLGN, encoded by the coding sequence ATGAAACCAGCAAGCATGCGCCTCCTGCTTATTGCGTTGTCGTTCTCCTGTTCCATTCCTCAACTATTGTCACAATGTTTGATGGTCCCTGTCTCATTACAGGAAAGAGTATCGTCTGCTGATGTTGTGATCACCGGTGTTGTTACAGAAAAAGAAAGTTTTATTGATTCAAATACTATGCAGGTTTACACCGTCAACAAGATCAGTGTAAATGCATGGCTTAAAAACTCACGTGCATTACCAACAGTTTATGTTATTACCGAAGGTGGTGTTTATAAAAACCGTTCGACTGTTGTTTATCCTTCACTTCAATTGCAACAAAACACAAACTATGTTTTGTTCCTGCAAACTGCAGCAACTAAAAAGCAAAGCAAACAATTGCTGAAGAAAAATCCGAACGCCTTTCAAACAATACCTTATGCCGGTGCGCAGGGTGCAATTATTCAGCAACAGAATTTGTTTATTGATGCGGTGCAAAACCAAAAGATGACAGAAACGGAATTACTCAATCGCATAAAACAGGTAAGTAAAACAGATGCACTAACGCCGGAAGGAAAAAAATACAATCCGGTTATTGCTAACCCTCTTGCAAACAGAACAATGGCGATTACTTCATTTTCACCGGGTACATCTAGAGCAGGAACTGTTGTTGCAGGCGATCAGATAACCATCAATGGAAGTGGCTTTGGTGCAGGCGCCGGAACTGTTTATTTCACCAATGCAAATGATGGTGGTGCTACATTCATTGCATCATCACAACCAAGCGATATCATTTCCTGGAGCGATAACAGCATTACCGTGAAAGTGCCTTCATCAGCTGGTACCGGACCGATCAATGTAAACGGCAGTACTACTTCTGCATCAAGTTTAAATGTGCAATACAGTCATATCGATATCAACAATGATTTTTTTGGTTTTGCATCAGCAACACGTCAACGTTATTACCTCCGTAACCTGGATGGTATAGGTGGATATACATTTCAGTTCAATACGGGTTTTGCAAGTAACACGGCAGCCGTTGCTGCGTTCAACCGTTCCCTGATAAGCTGGCGTTGTGCTACAGGTGTTGGCTTTCGTGCCAGCGGTACAACCTCCGTTGCAACTTCTGCTTATGATGGTGTGAATACTGTTTACTTCAATTCATCACTTCCTTCAGGAACACTTGGCGTGTGCACCAGCAATTTTGATGCGGCTGCAAATGGCGGCTGCAATCAAAACAATACAGTATGGTGGCTGGCCGATATGGATATTCAATTCAGGGATATTCCTGTAACTGGTTTCAACTGGCAATTTGGCCCCTTGTCTCCAACAGGTTCTGAATTTGATTTTGAATCGGTGGCTTTGCACGAACTTGGTCATGCGCATGGTTTAGGTCATGTAATTGCTCCCGGTAACGTCATGCATTATGCGCTTGCAAACGGAATTGTTTCAAGATCATTAAGTGCGAATGATATTGCAGGAGGAAATGATAAGATTGCTTACTCAAGCGTTGCTACCTGTTTTAATCCTGCAGGTTCAGGCACCGAAATGCAAACCGTTGCTGCAGGCAGTTGTGTTACATTACCCATTACCCTTGGTGAATTAAAAGCCAAACGTATGACCAACGGTTTAGTTCAACTGGACTGGAATACCATCCAGGAATTGAATAACGATGGTTTTATTGTTGAGCGTGGTGAAACAGCTCAACGTTTTCAACGCATTGGTTTTGTAAAAGGTAAAGAGTTTTCGCTGGAGCCGCAGAAATATAACTTCCCTGATAAGAGTGCAGGGCCTTACGGTTGGTATTACCGTTTAATTCAACAGGATCTGGATAATCACCAGGTGAGTTCATCTATTGTGTTTGTAAAAGGCGAAGAGAGCAAACAATGGAAAGTGTGGAGCAGTGAAGATGGAAACAGTCTTTCGTTGTACAAAAAGGAATCACAAAACAAGAAAGTGCAGTTCCTGTTGTTTGATGCCATGGGGCAACTCATCTTCAACACAACCGTAACCAACGGCAAAGCACAGTTCAGCTTCTCACATCTGCGGAAAGGCTATTACAGCTATCGTGTTGTTGATGCAGAGCAAACAATTTCAGGAAAGTTGGTGCTTGGTAATTGA
- a CDS encoding 2-phosphosulfolactate phosphatase produces the protein MANNKPTLYTCLSPALLHLYDLRNAVVVIIDVFRATSTIASALHNGAQCVIPVDEVAKAIALSKNIEGSIAAGERDGQIAEGLQHGNSPLEYDRDFIGNRTLVLTTTNGTRLLQMALDNEADTIITGSFPNLSAVCDFLIKQNKNVVLGCAGWKDRYNLEDTLFAGAVISRIKENFTIHCDSSLSAEIQYDLAKDDLHGFAPKLTHYHRLVDRFGLIEDIRFCMTPDIANVLPLYKEGMLLKG, from the coding sequence ATGGCAAACAATAAACCCACACTTTATACCTGTCTTTCTCCCGCATTATTACATTTATATGATCTGCGAAATGCAGTGGTGGTGATCATTGATGTGTTTCGTGCAACATCCACCATTGCATCAGCTTTGCACAATGGTGCACAATGTGTAATTCCTGTTGATGAAGTAGCCAAAGCAATTGCACTCAGCAAAAATATTGAAGGCAGCATTGCAGCAGGCGAACGTGATGGACAAATTGCCGAAGGATTACAACACGGTAATTCACCTCTTGAATATGATCGTGATTTTATCGGCAACAGAACATTGGTGCTTACAACAACAAACGGTACACGTTTATTGCAGATGGCACTGGATAACGAAGCCGATACCATCATCACCGGTTCGTTTCCCAACTTAAGTGCCGTGTGTGATTTTCTCATCAAACAAAATAAGAATGTAGTACTTGGTTGTGCCGGCTGGAAAGATCGTTACAATTTAGAAGACACCTTGTTTGCCGGCGCTGTTATCAGTCGCATCAAAGAAAACTTCACCATTCATTGCGACAGTTCTCTCTCTGCAGAAATACAGTATGATTTAGCAAAGGATGATCTGCATGGTTTTGCACCAAAGCTCACACATTATCATCGGTTGGTTGATCGTTTTGGTTTGATCGAAGACATCCGTTTTTGTATGACGCCTGATATTGCAAATGTATTGCCGTTGTATAAAGAAGGAATGTTGTTGAAGGGTTAA